In Montipora capricornis isolate CH-2021 chromosome 4, ASM3666992v2, whole genome shotgun sequence, the DNA window caatgacttgaaatctcgttaagaaaaaagcttaaatccagtagtccagtccgggtttaaatcgccaaaactctctctatcatcgattcaaaactcaacaaaagctacaagtagtaaaaagttctcagaaacacaaaagttcgtcatgattctacaatcgaactatcaaaaacgaaaccaaaaaaccctagtgatcACCTCTCGAGAgaacaaacagccgaaactatTCTGTGCCTGCCTCTGATGGCActgaaaaaagtaccgtacgtagtACGATGGCacttgaccgtagcccttggctgagaaactaatcttagccaaaaggccgagaaacGATCAGGCTACGGGATAATTACGTAAAAAAATgtagggatacgggatttttggcagggggggggggggggggggaaggggggaattgaggagatacgggatactTTTTAAGTAGGACGCATTGCGTGCGTGTGGCAGTGCAGTTTTTtgaggagattcaagttgtccttgcgtaatatgtagctctaatagtacttGATATTGTTTTGgcatcgtaaatcattacagtggCATGTTAGATATCTTTGCTAAATatcccctgagaagacatgtggttcagtaaaatactaaacccagaaagattgaagaaaataaaaggaaatcgagaaacatttggcttcaaggctgatatgttgatcatttacaacttctttttcaccacaagcttaagcgtgtactctaaGGTTTTGACAGCTTTCCCACACCAATGATACTTGAGGTTGATccctttccggcggggttagtatctggatggggacGTCAAAACGCTCCGGAAGTGCGAACTAAACagggtacagattttgttagcctgctttatacaAACCAAATATTGAGgcaaaagtaaacaaatattgataaGTACTTtttaagggggagggggagtttTTAATCTTCCAATGGCAAATAGGGTGCTTTGTTTTCGAGTTttgagtgcttcgttttcgacttgCGATcatgcttcgttttcgagttttgAGTGCTTCGGTTTCGAGTTGGGATTTGgcttcgttttcgacttagGGTGCTTAGTTTGATTTCGACCTTTTGAGTGCTTCATGCTatgttcttcgttttcgagtacAGAATAAATAAGCGTGCTGGTTTAATTAGATGTGCATGTTTAGCGGCACTAAGGCTCATATCTAAATCGACGGGTATTCTTAAAGCCGgagacttttttcttttttctttaccaggcgtaatttcattttccatttattTGTGATAATGCAGGAGTCAAAACAACGTGATATCATAGAGCTGATAATAGAACGATTTCCGCTATGTATTCAAAACTGCAACTGAACAAATCACTTTCCGCGCCTTCGCCAAGTAAAAAAGATTCTTCCAAACTGCTCTCTTCTCGTCCTGCTGTAATCTCTGTATTGTTTAAACGCAGTCTTTTTAATGATTTGCAAAGGTAAGTTAAGTTCTCCATAGATTATAGAACGGTTTAGGAACAATCAATTCTATCTGGATATCACTACTTTGAAACAATGCATTTATGGTCAGATTGTTAATCGAGATCAGGTTGGCTCAAAAGAGGCAGCTCTTCTGCTTGCTAAGcttataaaaaaaattcgtgTTTACTATATCTTACAACTCCATTTAAAGATTAAAATGCGTGAGTTTAGCTATTGACACCATTACAGCTtgttatagtttttttttttaaatttaattcatGATAAATCTTTTAGATTAGTTTCACGCTGTGACAAAGGAACGGAAACTAAGTGTATGTTTTTAGTTCATTGAAGCAAATAAAGTAATTTGTGAGGCACAGATCATTTCAAGAAAAAAGACTATTTCCATTTCGttattcgtgttttttttttttttttccttttttttaatcagaCTGCAGATTTCGTTCTCTGGTCGCGCTCTAATTACTATGCTGTCTTTCTGAGTGACTCAGGAGAAAAGGTAAGTAATTTTCAAGTTCTTCCCAATGATCTTTTAAATACTTTAATACTTCAAGAGTATTGAAACTATCACTGTATGCTTGACTATACCGGTTCGCCAACGGCTGTAATTAAAATTCAGGACGAATAGACAATATTCTAGGCCTGCAGGCTTTACAAAACAACCGTAACGCCTGTTTGagtagcccactttcgatatattaaactTGAGCCCTATTAGGGTATCATTTCGAGGCTTTGGGGaataaatacaaggatttgtatgagtttattccccagagcctcgagatgatgccttttgtctcggactgaattttaatattataATATCGAAAGTGGCTCgcttaagtgctactatgataaaaaaatcattcACCTCACTGGGCAAATTTTGAGCTTGGatatttatccaaaggctgtttactttgagtgtaaattttggagATCACGCTCCGCCATTacacacgttcaaaactgaccgatgggacttcagagggttggaatagggaaagtgacgtcagttACTCATCAGCTTAATTATTTAAACTTCCGTGCTGCATATCAATGAAGCCTCgtacacgcattgcattcttaaacgaATGAGTCTttgatttaaagtgcccctaaccccaaaacatttttttggctaaaatgaatctttgcgcctgttcgaaacgcattgcggacattttttcctttttctaacaaatactgccattttataggcttcgaaagttgcgaaaatccaagcatcttttgttcacgaccgatcgagtcagaaggggagtgggtctattcctgatttgacgtcacaatctactttgcgtgcagttttacaaacaacaacaacaacactttatTTCACCCCATAAtatacaagaaataaaaatttataacaatagtACAGACGATGATAGGGGCGCTGGCTGCCCGAAATAACCCAAGAGTTAAAAATGCCAGGCAgccagttaaaagaaaaaatgtttaaatgttTAGGTCAGggacacaagaacaaaaaaaaaaaaacagagaaaacacACACAAATAGTTAAGTATACTACCAGTATATAAAGAGACTAAAATTCATACATTGCAAAACAGTATTATTTCCATTTTAAAGTTACCCAGACAATGTACAGATGTCTAGTAATCTTTGATGAAGTGCTGTTTCATcttctttttaaacaaagacaatGAAGATAATTTGATATCTTCGTCAATGGAATTCCATACTGATGGACCTTGAAATCTGATATTGAATATACCATAATttgttcttgcttttggaaGATAATAAGACTGTTTTGCACCAAGCCTTGTATTATAGGTATGAATTTGCgaaattttagtgaaaaaagaaTTAAAGGCCGATGGCAATAATTGATTATGATATTTATACATAAAGATTGCTAAATGAAAAGTTACTAGGTCTAggaattttataatttcaaGAGATTTAAACAAAGGACTACAGTGCTCATCGAATCTAGAAAAGGTAATTAATCGCATTGCTCttttttgtaaaatgaaaattggttGAAGAGTGGTGTTATAGGTATTTCCCCAGATAATTATTCCATAGGTCAAAAAAGGATATATAAGTGCATAATACAAGCTTAATAAAATATTTAGGCCAACATAATAACAAAGTTTAGAGAGGATACCAATGCTTCTTctaattttcttaacaatgcATTCAACATGGTGCTTCCAATTCAAGTGTGAATCGATTAGGATGCCCAGATACCTTATACAGAATTCTCGCTTGAGTTGCTTATTATTTATAGCCAGCATGAAATTTTGACATTCTAATTTCTTTTGAGGTGcatgaaaaattacaaaatttgacTTTTCTATATTGAGTGAGAGCTTATTAGCACAGAGCCATATGTGAATATTATTTAATTCAGCATTTATGTTAGATTCTAGCAGAGAAAAagttttgcttttataaaacaaGTTTGCATCATCTGCGAAGAGATGAAATTCAAAGATATCTGAGCAACAATGAAAATCATTTACATATAGTAAAAACAACAGAGGGCCAAGTACTGATCCCTGTGGTACTCCAGAACTTACATTACATTTAGTGGAAGTTGCATTATTGACAGTAACAACTTGTTGTCGGTCACTGAGGtaggaaataaaccaatcttTAGCAAGACCACGAATACCGTAATACTCTAGTTTGTtaatcaaaatttgatgattgaCGGTGTCAAATGCTTTGGTAAAATCAAGGAATATACCACAGGAATAGCTACGATCATCAATTGCTTTCTGAATTTTGTCAATTATGCAAAGAATTGCATGGTCTGTACTGTGCTTAGTTCTGAAACCATATTGATTTTCAAATAagactttgtttttttctaagaATTTCATTAGCCTATTATATACAAGTTTTTCTAGGAGCTTACTAAAGACAGAAATGAGGGAGATAGGACGGTAATTGCACAAGGATGACTGTGATCCTTTTTTGAACACAGGTACAATGTTTGCTATTTTGAAATCACTGGGAACAACTCCAGTTGAAAAAAAAGGGTTCAAAAACAATCTCCAAAGGTTTAGATACataagctttcaacatttttagtATATCAATTGGAATGCTGATGACCCTACACACTTGCCAGTTTTTAACCTAGATATTTCAGTTTCAATTTCACTACAAGTGACgggaaaaatataaaaactatTACATACAGGATTGTTTAAATATTCCATTGGGCTGTTGGATACACTTGGTATTTCACTTTCTAGGTTTTTACCAATATtggcaaaataattattaaatgcaTTGGCAACAAGTTTAGGTTCAGTTATTTCTAAGTTGTTATCAACAATCTTAATAAGCCTTCGCCTAGTTTGCGGCTTAAATTTAACTATTTGCTTAATGCCTTTCCAAATCCTTTTGCCATCCttaatgttttgaaaaaaatattcattataatattgttttttgcttatttttagaAGGTGGTTTAATTTGTTCCTGTAAAGCTTAAATTTTGTATGGTAATAGGTAGATTTTGTCTTAAGGTATTtcctataataattattttaatttgaatagacaggccttctgatattacgcgatggtgcaaTTTCGCACAATCagcctcaaatcgcatccgatcgcacaattcacaaaaaatcgcataattcacaaacggacgcacaaaattcataaaataagacataaatcaagacgtttcttagaaattcctgcataaatacgccatttttaagatgacaTATCTtggagtctccttctattggtgcaacacaaacacgcccttatatacacaccactgaaatgacacagttgccttctctaaagaagagatttgtgaaaaataagcgaagttgtaagttttttggcaaaatgtagtttctttagttgaaaactgataaaaacttactcatagataagtttgttgtgaaaacgctcgctttttcttcgacgaagaaggaagttcccaccttccgcccaatctgacagctcacgatcgaccaagaaagtacctcacaggtacgctccacatggacgatggactgatgtttttctcgttgtgcaatattagggcctttcatacgagagaaaataagctgcagcttactctggccacggtgtacaaaatacgcaaaaggaactattcaTACGAATAACATACATTtgtattcccaggtcaatataagccgcggcttgaaaaagacgttaacattcgagtcttctgtaagccgcggccagagaaagccgcggcttattttctctcgtataaagggggtatggccctattgtgattgaccatcttcggaagttcgtggttgacaagcaccttgatcattcatttggcatgttagctgcgtcctttcaacttttataaACGTGGTGCACGGGTAGTGCAGACgacctcatttttttatttatcccaactaatggcGATCGAGATACaaaattactgttcctttgcgttcaaaatgtctttagggtagcaaaaaagtgtttttcttaacctgaaaccttataaaacaagcttaaaattgctgagaaaaaaatcgcataatttacattatttatcgcataattggcctttctaatcgcacaatctgccctgaaaaaatcgtataatttgcattttttaatcgcaccctatcagaaggcctgaataGACTTTCGTAGAGCTTTAGATATCCATGGTTTTGATTTAAGCTTTATTTCCCTCCTAGATAGTTGTTTGACTGGTATATGTTTGTTGATTATGCTAGATATTTTAGAGTAAAAAGATTTAAACATATTGCAAGCACTATCATTGGGTACTCCCCCAGCATTGGAAAGGCTTGGCTGGGAGAGGAACTGATATCCACATAAGTCGGTGTTTAATATAGGAGGTTGATCAATTTTCTGTTTGATTTCAGTAAGACCAACTAATGAGAAAGGAAAATATAGCTCTGATAGCATGTTTGACAATTTATCAAAATTGGCTGATAGGCTCCTAATATTACAATTTATCAAAGAAAAAGATTGACCACTCAGTAGACACTCATTGATGTCGTAATTACTATGAAAATCATGAGTACTATAGAAACAAAAGTTGTTATCTAAAGGCATGTTTAGGTCAGCATCTAAGTCGGTGAGATGCGGAATGTTACTAGGAGAAGTGATACTTAAAGATGGAAGTGAATTGGCCAAATCACAGGCCGTATCACTAGTATCTGCGACATAAGTGCCAGTAACACATTTTAAACAATTCATCAAATCTTCAATAGTTCAAAATATAAATACTTATCTAGATTGCATCTTATGAAGGtcctctttgttattaatatgGTGAACAGCAGAGTCTTTGTCTTTTCTCATGAAGATTTTTCCATTTAAAGTCCAAATGAACTTGAACTCCATATCCTTCTTTACCTTCAAACAATCTTTGAATAGCATTCGATTCCTTTCTGTCAGGCTCTCTGCAAGATAGATCTTGTTTTTCTCGGAATAACCAAGATCTCGCGTTGTTAAGTCCTTGAGCTGCTTCCTAGCACGGTAGAAATTATCTTTGACATCACGCCTCGCAAATTTAACTATgatacaaagagttaatgctaTGTAAATCAGTtagtgacgtcaaatcaggaatagacccactccccttctgactcggtcgtgaacaaaagattcttggattttcgcaactttcgaagcccatgaaatggcaggatttgttagaaaaatgaaaaaatggccgcaatgcgtttcgaacaggtgcaaagattcattttagcgaaaaaggtattttggggttagggacACTTTAAGTTTTCGTATCTTGCAATTTTGCCTCACAAGTCAAGCGTTATGGCCCAAGGGCAGGAAGTTCCTAACTTGTCATCCTGTTTGATTCAGAAGTTTTTCCCGAGTTTGTTGGGTCTTAGGGCGTCCAATAAACCACCTAATTGAGATTTAGATAACGAAACCCGATTTTTGAAGATCtataaaaatatttattctcGTCACAACCACTTTGCTAGAGTTACACGAAATGTGTGCCTTTCATATTTAGTCTAACACGATATACAAACGACTCAAAATGAAATTATCTCAGACTTTCTAGCATTTTTTACTTATTCGAAAGCTCCATCGATACATGACTATTTAATTGTCGCTATTCTTTTCTCCAGACAGTTCACTGTCCCGCCTTTGCTTATCGATACCGTTCATGCATTTGGTACCAAAATCTTTCGTTCCGCTCTCTTCAACTAGTACCTTAGTTCCTGTGTTGCGATATATTACCATCCACTTAAGGACGATTTTTTTAAGCCGAAAAAACAAACTAGAGGATATCTGTTATTTGCAACCAAAGCATCCACAAATACCTGACTATAACATGAATAAGTTTAGTCCATATCATGTATGCATCAAAAATATATTTGGAATGTTCAGATATTCAGTTTGTAGAAGCGATTTTAGGTGATTTATTTTAGGGCCAGGGGGGTTTGCAGTCTCTAATAGACCTCAATGCCCCCGCCCCTTCCCCGTCAGAAAGGCTTCGAACATAAAGTATCATGTTCTTACCCGAACGCAATGCAATTCCTTTCTACATGGACTTAAAGCTCCAATTGCTGATAAATAAATTCTCTAACCTGCCCAATGAACCACTGATCCTTGGCGtgcatttataaattattgcgAACACCCAGTCAACCATGATCAAATAAATGAATAGGACATTTTATGACGAGTCCTCTCCCTTAagtttttctttgttaaagTTGTCATTGTGCTGGGCCTTTAGTGATAAGGGACGTTCAGACCTCTCTGATTAAATGAAACGCGTTTTGTTGATTGCTAAGTGAAATGCAAAAACAAGGTGGCATGAATGCGTAAGGATTCAAGAAGCAATTTTTTACGAGAAATATTTAAACTTCTTGTTCTTTCCAAAGCGTTAGTTCACTATTGTACCAGCATTCTTGCTCACTTGGTTTTCATTGGagttatttgattttatttgtttgatgaTTAAGCAAGTAGAGCAGAACTGTTTTCCTCAGTGGTTGACTTATGAAATAAAGGAGGGTGGAGTTATTGGTAAGCTGCAGTCATCCATAATCTCTTATTACTTTATGCTTCTCGCTCTGTTACTTAAACTCAAGGTGCAGCTCTGTTTGCTGAGAACACGTCAAGAAAATGAGACCAAGATTTTGGCATATTTTGGCCACAATTTTCTAACAAAACAAATGATATATATTATCTAGAATCGTGATTTATTTCCAGCAAAGGTGACGGCAAACCCGCCGTGCATGTTACCCCGTTCATACCACCCCTTAACTAACCACcctaaggggggagggggaataGGGTGGGAAAAACGTTTTTCGTCTCGAAGCTAAAAAGCAGATTAAACATCAAGCGTCTTTACCTTTCATTCCATCCAGGTTCATCCTTGATTTGACGATGGATCATCTCATCGAAGAAGTTTTAATTGTCATTTAGGTATTGAAGAATGGTAGATGGGAAGTTAGAGGCTGTAGAGCAGCGAATGCTAGAGCTTGCCATTGCGATTAGTGTAGAAGACAGGTATCGTGAAGGAAGGGCTCATTTTCATCTCGGCGGTGCTTACCTCAACCTACCTGATTATCAACAGGCCataaaaaattatgaaaaagcATCACATATTTTCATAGAAATAGGCTgcagggctggggagggatcaacctatggaaatctgggaaatgcctatcgcaatctaggtaattttaaacaagccattgagtactacgaaaaacatcttagtattgctaaagaagtaggagatagggctggggaaggatcaacctatggaaatctgggaaatgcctatcgcaatctaggtaattttaaacaagccattgagtactacgaaaaacatcttagtattgctaaagaagtaggggatagggctggggagggatcagcctatggaaatctgggaagtgcctatcttagtctaggtaagtttaaacaagccattgagtactacaaaaaacatcttagtattgctaaagaagtaggcgATATGGCTGgtgagggatcagcctatggaaatctgggaaatgcctatcttagtctaggcaattttaaacaagccattgagcactacgaaaaacatcttagtattgctaaagaagtaggtaatagggctggggagggatcagcctatggaaatctgggaaatgggTATCTTAGACTAGGTAagtttaaacaagccattgagtacttcaaaaaacatcttagtattgctaaagaagtaggggatagggctggggagggatcagcctatggaaatatgggaaatgcctatcttagtctaggtaagtttaaacaagccattgagtactacgaaaaagatcttagtattgctaaagaagtaggggatagggctgagGAGGGATCAACcaatggaaatctgggaaatgcctatttTAGGCTAGGTAagtttaaacaagccattgagtactacgaaaaagatcttagtattgctaaagaagtaggggatagggctggggagggatcagcctatggaaatctgggaaatgcctatgtTAGTCTAGGTAagtttaaacaagccattgagtactacgaaaaagatcttagtattgctaaagaagtaggggatagggctggggagggatcaacctatggaaatctgggaattgcctatcgcaatctaggtaattttaagcaagccattgagtactacgaaaaacatcttagtattgctaaagaagtagggaatagggATGGGGaaggatcagcctatggaaatctgggaagtgCCTATCGCACTCTAggtaattttaagcaagccattgagtactacgaaaaacatgttagtattgctaaagaagtagggaatagggATGGGGaaggatcagcctatggaaatctgggaggtgcctatcttagtctaggtaattttaaacaagccatcaAGTActgcgaaaaacatcttagtattgctaaagaagtaggtaatagggctggggagggatcagcctatgagAATCTGGGAAATGCGTATCTtggtctaggtaattttaaacaagccattgagtactacgaaaaagatcttagtattgctaaag includes these proteins:
- the LOC138045522 gene encoding tetratricopeptide repeat protein 28-like; translation: MVDGKLEAVEQRMLELAIAISVEDRYREGRAHFHLGGAYLNLPDYQQAIKNYEKASHIFIEIGCRAGEGSTYGNLGNAYRNLGNFKQAIEYYEKHLSIAKEVGDRAGEGSTYGNLGNAYRNLGNFKQAIEYYEKHLSIAKEVGDRAGEGSAYGNLGSAYLSLGKFKQAIEYYKKHLSIAKEVGDMAGEGSAYGNLGNAYLSLGNFKQAIEHYEKHLSIAKEVGNRAGEGSAYGNLGNGYLRLGKFKQAIEYFKKHLSIAKEVGDRAGEGSAYGNMGNAYLSLGKFKQAIEYYEKDLSIAKEVGDRAEEGSTNGNLGNAYFRLGKFKQAIEYYEKDLSIAKEVGDRAGEGSAYGNLGNAYVSLGKFKQAIEYYEKDLSIAKEVGDRAGEGSTYGNLGIAYRNLGNFKQAIEYYEKHLSIAKEVGNRDGEGSAYGNLGSAYRTLGNFKQAIEYYEKHVSIAKEVGNRDGEGSAYGNLGGAYLSLGNFKQAIKYCEKHLSIAKEVGNRAGEGSAYENLGNAYLGLGNFKQAIEYYEKDLSIAKEVGDRVGEGSTYRNLGIAYRNLGNFKIAIEYHEHSLSIFTEIGDFLGEGITWYSQGLNHEFLGFLSKALSCYRLSIKHFEETRHSLKSEDEWKISFRDSHRMSYTALWRTLLKNGEIEEALYAAEKGRAQALMDILKDQYVIDSQSFFALAPNQTLTAALKLLPSQAVFVALDNNKITFWVLRKDSKICFRQNEIANGSADLLMETILKGIGVGDGARCENRSMDPLRNDLSWSKKPISEKTVLPSSSSVNSLQPLYDVLLGPIADFLQGNELIVVPDGPFCLAPYSALSESIRIRTIPSLTAFNVIVGAPEDFHSKNGALLVGDPWLKEVTNKKGEPILEQLPSAKQEVEMIGQLLQTTPLTGKSATKAEVLKKMKSVALVHIAAHGCPKTGEIALAPNTERKSLIPKEEDFILKMADVQTISLRARLVVLSCCHSGRGEVKSEGVVGIARAFLCAGARSVLVSLWAIDDNVTLLFMESFYQHLVDGKSASAALQQAMKSLRESKQYCAIKHWAPFVLVGDDFTLEFPEK